Proteins from a single region of Oreochromis niloticus isolate F11D_XX linkage group LG7, O_niloticus_UMD_NMBU, whole genome shotgun sequence:
- the peak1 gene encoding inactive tyrosine-protein kinase PEAK1 produces the protein MSACSTFTEHVWKPGECKNCFKPKSLHCLAQSSGGKPLSEQRPQTSQQQNLPAAGARPNPNHTTTNSQRTGSGSARSGHFRPPVAKKPTIAVKPTMMLPCSSAGLDSDGNLQQPPNVIEQGKTSAFTVWNRNGLNRKRPGGPSNNNEGEDDNDEIEGYGPLSPRTPSGNNNSGLTDVLKEIAGLGPGSSPTQLSGSKDLFWGRISSSYRRSLERGIPASSCLAMGSSSSSGGGGGGGVGSTAQKRVSLSDRTKIISTEGGRFCYPDFTSESEDDEDEDDDEEDTERDDDEEHESWDESDEELLAMEIRMRGQPRFANFRAATLSPVPFAAGKKWNTVPLRNRSLQRICAVDYDDSYDEILNGYPSVDSNGGLISYGPHDMQGSGFLSNSESATSPESSSSIPEDSRTTSSSGSSANCVLRNGLHSPTFCKPPITCTSPPKKEPINRALSPLKVAETHKAVLAIRLEDQDGREGMPMPQALPGQPVTISFSPTEEQAKPYRVVNLEKSLICKPYTVVDVSASMANKDEQIPDSSQKPKNQSMPSSPTTSSSAPSAQPLAPTSPISVSSPVMPTSPTSFALSGSSQKKIGSIRYQEVWTSSTSPRQKIPKIDSGVGNNPVSALTTQHCSHKSAPTSPIAGLSSSRTVPVKSPNLSEIKFNSFNNAGMPPFPIIIRDEPAYARSAKNAVKVPIVINPSAYDNLAVYKSFLGLSGELPQTKGMGNRVASHTYEEIGSSESVQSASTEKTLSGRGTSERASFEETKVPLEAVSKAPNLQPRTTTDSCTVASTVMGSTSGAFSPTTSTNPPANPAITANANLPAASTTASIVTHTYKTGGDAACNKDDNTSLALSSGTAVSHREEASAVLSQIVASIQPPQSPPESPSAQAKTFNSEELYALPPDAIKETLLRPKSLFSPTDGCLSKLKKDTPSKVLSKSQSASAAAPLSSPQSEPTAPFPPPRSTSSPYHASNILQRHFGNWTKSSASSSPVRPGEGDASPGGEGRRILAESSKPKRWISFKSFFRRRKDEDEQREKLEKEKEKGKLVGLDGTVIHMLPPPPAQNQHWFTEAKAEDPTQKPTIIFTYKPDTGSSHGDGEGELRVEECRETTLLKPDENKDPRPLSPGKTTSSPMAGGENCKDLSQVPVSASARDRELPSATSLPAKVNLGLVLGEAAEGHANQVASTAAASEGSASLGEPEDDGIHSHYSHSPASSQCSATYSNLGKSRASMIPLKQPRNMKASNDTLASIEIEGLAEQPAPKATPPPLPKKAVPRSSTEPILGGKEPVGGLRPRAEAKPGGTNLSVANPLYDLDSTWETASQSSSLSSEPHRGHDHESGDSLERSSAATATNKARMTNSVSSLVPQPSPAAPSTTPGREKRVYPSSESLAGRGRTAGRGAAGGGAASKPQRPALYRGLDSWDEVVGRIRGLHTDTLRKLSAKCEDRFMAGQKDHLRFGTESWSHFRLTTGKPCCEAGDAVYYTASYAKDPLVNYAIKICRSQVKETQQQFFHSLAVRQSLPVHFNIQQDCGHFLADVPARLLPWEEEEEEEEADKEEGGPTVKDKEAKMADSKSPSPNRKLDEVPAAGHMNTAGRLRSRVVVITREVPFQTVADFVREGMSRHTQNPELYERQVCLLLLQLCSGLEHMKPFHVTHCDLRLENLLLVQCQPGNPWNLDLLEPNNNSNGSSSGASAAATAAANSTCPARLIISNFSQAKQKTTLMATDPGTLRDQSRLAPEIITATQYRKCDEFQTGILIYEMLHRPNPFEETPELKEREYTWADLPPLPVRSLYSQGLQQLARLLLTVNPSERIRMAEARACLQCLLWGPREDLFQALGCSSTGPMSGATSSQREATLQNWLDLKRTLMMIKFAERSLDNACGVSLEDWLCCQYLAFATTETLSRVVHILQQPQQHPPSPNENQPVHPAQNQTQIHPAHTFHLTPSQPL, from the exons ATGTCGGCCTGCAGCACCTTCACAGAGCACGTGTGGAAACCAGGCGAGTGCAAGAACTGCTTTAAACCAAAGAGTTTGCACTGTCTAGCTCAGAGTAGTGGAGGGAAGCCTCTTTCTGAGCAAAGGCCTCAAACATCCCAGCAACAGAACCTTCCAGCTGCTGGTGCCAGACCCAACCCTAACCATACCACCACCAACTCCCAGCGGACTGGCAGTGGGTCTGCTCGCTCAGGACACTTCCGTCCACCTGTGGCCAAGAAGCCAACCATCGCTGTTAAGCCCACTATGATGCTGCCCTGCTCCTCTGCAGGACTTGATTCAGATGGCAATCTCCAGCAACCACCAAATGTAATAGAGCAGGGGAAAACATCAGCCTTCACAGTCTGGAATCGCAATGGACTGAACCGCAAAAGACCTGGTGGGCCCAGCAACAACAATGAAGGAGAGGATGACAATGATGAGATTGAGGGTTATGGACCACTTAGCCCGAGGACACCTAGTGGAAATAACAACAGTGGATTGACAGATGTGCTTAAAGAGATTGCTGGTTTGGGCCCTGGTTCTAGTCCCACGCAACTTTCTGGCTCAAAGGACTTGTTTTGGGGTCGGATCAGTAGTTCATACCGACGATCCTTAGAAAGAGGCATACCAGCTTCAAGCTGTCTGGCTATGggaagtagtagtagtagtggtggtggtggtggtggtggggttgGGAGCACTGCTCAAAAACGAGTATCCCTGAGCGACCGTACCAAGATCATCAGCACAGAAGGTGGTCGCTTTTGTTATCCGGACTTTACAAGTGAAAGTGAAGATGACgaggatgaagatgatgatgaggaaGACACTGAAAGGGATGATGATGAAGAGCACGAGAGCTGGGATGAAAGCGATGAAGAGTTGCTCGCAATGGAAATCCGTATGCGAGGACAACCACGATTTGCTAATTTCCGTGCTGCCACGTTGTCTCCTGTTCCCTTTGCTGCGGGGAAAAAGTGGAATACTGTGCCGCTTCGCAACCGCTCACTACAGCGAATTTGTGCGGTGGACTATGATGATAGCTATGATGAGATCTTAAATGGCTACCCTTCCGTGGATTCCAATGGAGGGCTCATTTCCTACGGACCTCATGATATGCAAGGCAGCGGCTTCCTGTCAAATTCTGAGTCTGCCACTTCTCCTGAATCATCGTCCTCAATACCGGAGGATTCTCGAACAACATCAAGCAGTGGTAGCAGTGCTAACTGTGTCCTTCGAAATGGCTTGCATTCGCCCACATTTTGTAAGCCACCTATCACCTGCACTTCTCCTCCAAAAAAAGAACCCATCAACAGGGCACTGAGTCCACTAAAGGTAGCTGAAACTCACAAGGCTGTCCTGGCTATCAGATTAGAGGATCAGGATGGCAGAGAAGGGATGCCAATGCCCCAAGCGCTTCCTGGTCAACCAGTCACTATAAGTTTTAGTCCCACAGAGGAGCAAGCTAAACCATACCGTGTAGTAAATTTGGAAAAGTCATTGATCTGTAAGCCTTACACTGTAGTAGATGTCTCAGCATCCATGGCCAATAAAGATGAACAGATTCCAGATTCTTCTcaaaaacccaaaaaccaaTCGATGCCTTCAAGCCCTACGACATCTAGTAGCGCTCCTTCAGCCCAGCCCCTAGCTCCAACGTCCCCAATATCTGTGTCTTCTCCTGTGATGCCAACATCACCTACTTCCTTTGCTCTGTCAGGTTCATCCCAAAAGAAGATTGGCAGCATACGTTACCAAGAAGTGTGGACATCAAGCACAAGCCCTCGCCAAAAGATACCTAAAATAGATTCAGGCGTTGGGAATAATCCTGTCTCCGCCCTGACCACTCAGCACTGCAGTCACAAGTCAGCTCCCACTTCTCCCATTGCTGGGCTGTCTTCTTCTCGAACTGTACCTGTGAAATCCCCCAATTTATCAGAGATCAAGTTTAACAGTTTCAATAATGCAGGCATGCCTCCTTTTCCCATTATTATCCGAGATGAGCCTGCTTATGCCCGCAGTGCCAAGAATGCTGTCAAGGTACCTATTGTTATTAATCCAAGTGCATATGATAACCTAGCTGTGTATAAGAGCTTTCTGGGACTCAGTGGGGAGCTACCACAGACAAAAGGGATGGGTAATAGGGTAGCCAGCCATACTTATGAAGAGATTGGATCCTCTGAGAGTGTCCAGTCCGCCTCAACAGAGAAAACTCTCTCTGGTAGAGGAACATCAGAGCGAGCCTCCTTTGAAGAGACAAAGGTTCCACTTGAAGCAGTGTCAAAAGCACCAAATCTACAACCTAGAACCACTACAGACTCTTGCACTGTGGCAAGCACTGTAATGGGCTCCACAAGTGGGGCATTCTCACCCACTACATCAACAAATCCTCCTGCCAATCCTGCCATTACTGCAAATGCAAACTTACCTGCAGCCAGCACTACTGCCAGTATTGTTACACACACTTATAAGACAGGTGGAGATGCTGCTTGCAATAAAGATGATAATACAAGCTTAGCTTTATCTTCTGGGACAGCTGTAAGCCATAGGGAGGAAGCCAGTGCTGTGCTTTCACAGATTGTGGCCTCCATCCAGCCTCCTCAATCTCCTCCGGAGTCCCCATCAGCACAAGCCAAAACTTTTAATTCCGAGGAGCTATATGCCCTCCCACCTGATGCCATTAAGGAGACCCTTCTTCGGCCCAAGTCTCTCTTTTCCCCAACTGATGGCTGTCTTTCCAAGTTAAAGAAAGACACACCCTCAAAAGTTTTGTCTAAGTCTCAGAGTGCCTCTGCTGCTGCCCCACTCTCAAGCCCCCAGTCTGAGCCCACTGCCCCCTTCCCTCCTCCAAGATCTACATCCTCTCCTTATCATGCTTCTAACATACTCCAGAGACATTTTGGAAACTGGACCAAGAGCTCTGCCTCCAGTTCACCAGTGCGACCTGGCGAAGGTGACGCGAGTCCTGGAGGGGAAGGGAGACGTATTTTAGCAGAAAGCTCCAAACCTAAACGCTGGATCTCCTTCAAGAGCTTTTTTCGTAGGCGGAAAGACGAGGACGAGCAGagggagaagctggagaaagagaaggagaagggCAAGCTTGTCGGGCTTGATGGAACAGTCATTCacatgctgccaccaccaccagctCAAAATCAGCACTGGTTCACCGAGGCAAAAGCAGAAGATCCCACCCAGAAACCAACCATTATCTTCACCTATAAACCAGACACTGGCAGTAGCCACGGTGATGGAGAAGGAGAACTACGGGTAGAGGAGTGCAGAGaaactacactactgaaacctGACGAAAACAAAGATCCTAGACCTTTGAGTCCAGGCAAAACAACATCCTCACCCATGGCTGGAGGAGAAAATTGCAAGGATTTAag CCAGGTACCAGTCAGTGCCAGCGCCAGGGATCGGGAGCTGCCCAGCGCCACCTCCTTGCCTGCCAAAGTGAATCTGGGGCTGGTGCTTGGGGAGGCTGCGGAGGGCCATGCCAACCAGGTTGCTAGTACAGCCGCGGCCAGCGAGGGCAGCGCCAGCCTGGGAGAGCCTGAGGACGATGGGATTCACTCTCATTATTCTCACTCTCCTGCCTCCAGCCAGTGCAGTGCCACCTACAGCAACCTGG gtAAATCTCGAGCCAGCATGATCCCACTTAAACAGCCAAGAAACATGAAAGCATCCAATGACACACTGGCCTCCATCGAAATTGAAGGCCTCGCTGAGCAGCCAGCTCCTAAAGCCACACCGCCGCCATTACCCAAAAAAGCAGTTCCTCGTTCCAGTACTGAACCCATCCTGGGAGGCAAAGAGCCAGTGGGAGGCCTTAGGCCTCGGGCTGAAGCTAAACCGGGGGGCACCAACCTTAGTGTAGCCAACCCTCTTTATGACTTGGACTCCACCTGGGAAACAGCTAGTCAGAGCTCCTCTCTGAGCTCCGAACCGCATCGAGGCCACGACCATGAGAGTGGTGACTCCTTAGAGAGGTCATCAGCTGCCACAGCTACCAACAAGGCCCGCATGACCAATAGCGTGTCCTCTCTGGTCCCTCAGCCTTCACCTGCTGCACCCAGCACAACCCCCGGCAGAGAGAAGAGAGTCTACCCAAGTTCAGAATCCCTGGCTGGAAGGGGTCGGACCGCGGGTCGCGGAGCTGCCGGAGGCGGCGCAGCCTCCAAACCACAGAGACCTGCTCTTTACAGGGGGTTAGACAGCTGGGATGAGGTGGTGGGGAGGATCCGCGGGCTCCACACAGACACTCTACGGAAACTGTCAGCAAAATGCGAGGACCGTTTCATGGCTGGCCAGAAAGATCATTTGAGGTTTGGCACTGAAAGCTGGTCCCACTTCAGGCTGACCACTGGGAAACCCTGCTGTGAGGCGGGGGATGCCGTTTACTACACTGCATCTTATGCCAAGGACCCACTGGTCAATTATGCCATCAAG ATCTGTCGGAGCCAGGTGAAGGAGACCCAGCAGCAGTTTTTCCACAGCCTCGCAGTGAGGCAGAGCCTGCCAGTGCACTTCAACATTCAGCAGGACTGTGGCCACTTCCTGGCTGATGTCCCTGCCCGCCTGCTGCCCtgggaagaggaagaagaggaggaagaagcagATAAGGAAGAAGGGGGGCCAACAGTAAAGGACAAAGAGGCTAAGATGGCAGATTCAAAATCGCCTTCTCCAAATAGGAAACTAGATGAAGTCCCGGCTGCGGGTCACATGAACACAGCTGGCCGCTTGAGGAGCCGAGTGGTGGTGATCACACGTGAGGTGCCCTTCCAGACAGTGGCCGACTTTGTCAGGGAAGGCATGAGCCGGCACACTCAAAACCCGGAGCTGTATGAGCGTCAGGTCTGTCTGCTGCTACTGCAGCTGTGCTCCGGGCTGGAGCACATGAAACCTTTCCACGTGACCCACTGTGACCTGCGACTCGAAAACCTGCTGCTGGTCCAATGCCAACCTGGCAACCCCTGGAATCTGGACTTACTTGAGCCCAACAATAACAGCAATGGCAGCAGCTCGGGGGCAAGCGCCGCAGCCACCGCTGCCGCCAACTCCACCTGCCCCGCACGCCTCATCATCAGCAACTTCTCCCAAGCGAAACAAAAGACTACTCTCATGGCCACTGACCCCGGCACACTGCGCGACCAGTCGAGGCTGGCACCCGAAATCATCACAGCCACCCAGTACCGCAAGTGTGATGAGTTCCAGACCGGGATTCTGATCTATGAGATGCTGCACCGACCCAACCCCTTTGAGGAGACGCCGGAGTTGAAGGAGCGGGAGTACACCTGGGCCGACCTTCCACCGCTGCCGGTGAGATCACTTTACTCACAGGGGCTGCAGCAGCTGGCGCGCTTGCTGCTCACCGTTAACCCCTCCGAAAGAATCCGGATGGCCGAGGCGCGGGCCTGCCTCCAGTGCCTCCTCTGGGGACCTCGGGAGGACTTGTTTCAGGCGCTGGGCTGCAGCAGCACCGGGCCTATGTCCGGGGCCACTTCGAGCCAGCGCGAGGCCACCCTGCAGAACTGGCTGGACCTCAAGCGGACACTGATGATGATCAAGTTCGCAGAGCGCTCGCTGGACAATGCCTGTGGTGTGAGCCTGGAGGACTGGCTGTGCTGCCAGTACCTGGCGTTCGCCACCACAGAGACCCTCAGCCGGGTGGTGCACATCCTGCAGCAGCCCCAACAGCATCCCCCATCTCCGAATGAGAACCAGCCAGTGCACCCAGCACAGAACCAAACTCAAATACATCCAGCACACACCTTCCACTTGACTCCTTCACAGCCACTCTGA